The stretch of DNA TGTGACATGGTGCTCTCCTAATACACGAACGCCCAGTATTGGCGCGGGCCGGTTGCATGACGGTACGCTTGTTCACATAGTGCGCGCTATCATAAAATTTTTGCAAAAAGATTGCTAATCTTGAACTCTATGGCACACTATCGTTCGAGGAACAAACAAAACAAAAAAGATACTAGGGGAGTCACACCATGTCGCAAGTCTACAGCCGGTCGAACAGCACGGGCATCTTCTTCAATCCGGGCGCCGAGCGGCGCGCGGAATTCCAATCCTGCTGTGGGGAAATGTTTTCCCAGCTGTTGCTGTGCGACCATGTGGACGCCGTCGGCGCCGCCTTGGCCAAGCGCGAGGCGGACCTGTTGATCCTCGACCTCAACGGTTTTGATCACCTGAACCAGTTGTCCGGCCTCGGCGCGCTGATCCGTGGCCGCGCCGGCGCGCCGATCCTGGTGCTGTGCGCTTACGAACATAGCGCCTGGTTGCCGGAACTGATGGCTTACGGCAGTTTCGATTACCGCATCTGCCCAGTGCTGAACGACGAGTTGCAACAAGCCGTGGGGCAGGCGCTGACGGTGCCGGCCGATCCGGCCGCCGCCATGCAGCAAGAGCTGCTCGACAAGGAAAAGGAGCTGCGCGACCTGCTGGGCGTGCAACGCAGCCTGCAACGCGCGCTGGCCGGCATCGACACCATTAACACCATGGCCTCGCAAATTTGCCTAGCGCTGTGTAACTTCCCTGGCGTGCGTCATACCTCGGTGCTGCATGTGAAAGAGCGCGGCGATCTGCAACTGGTGGCGCAGGAGGCCCGCAACCACCTCGATCTGGGCCGCTTGCTGGAGCGGCGCGACCATCTGCTGCAATCACCGCTGCGCGACGTGTTCCCGGCGCTGATGGCGGCGGCGCGCGGCGAAATGGTGTTGCTGGATGCGCCGGAGAAGGCCGGTGATCCGGAACTGGCGATGGCGCTGCATGATCGCAATGTGCGCATGGTGCTCGCCCTGCCGCTGTGCGCCGAGCCGGGTGGGCCGAAGATGGGCGCCATCTGTCTGATGTTCGACCGTCACATCAGCTTTACGCGTGAGCAGTTTGCCTGCTTCGCCAGCCTGGCGCAGTTTGTCAGCTTCGGCATCGGCATGAGCGAATTAAAACATCGCAACGATGCGCTCGCCGGCCAGTTGTCGCAAATGAGCACGGTGGACGCGGTCACCGGCGCCGGCAACCGCCGCGCCGGCGAGGATGCGCTAGACAACGAAATCCGCCGC from Duganella dendranthematis encodes:
- a CDS encoding GGDEF domain-containing response regulator; the protein is MSQVYSRSNSTGIFFNPGAERRAEFQSCCGEMFSQLLLCDHVDAVGAALAKREADLLILDLNGFDHLNQLSGLGALIRGRAGAPILVLCAYEHSAWLPELMAYGSFDYRICPVLNDELQQAVGQALTVPADPAAAMQQELLDKEKELRDLLGVQRSLQRALAGIDTINTMASQICLALCNFPGVRHTSVLHVKERGDLQLVAQEARNHLDLGRLLERRDHLLQSPLRDVFPALMAAARGEMVLLDAPEKAGDPELAMALHDRNVRMVLALPLCAEPGGPKMGAICLMFDRHISFTREQFACFASLAQFVSFGIGMSELKHRNDALAGQLSQMSTVDAVTGAGNRRAGEDALDNEIRRARRYGLPLAVLSFDVGSFQSSNDLYGAPVGEAALRKIAETVHGRLRTSDTLARMRGEEFLIVATHTNSDDALRLAEKLRGAIAETDLPLVGHGAAVSIALSVAQVGAEEGSDAVLDRLDTALHRAKRAGRNGIELAA